The Punica granatum isolate Tunisia-2019 chromosome 4, ASM765513v2, whole genome shotgun sequence sequence TGGGAAGTGACTGTGCGGCATACTCATGGAGTAAGGAACTCCTGCAATGATTGACTTGTTCGGAACAACGATTTCCCTTCCTTTCTTTTATGGTCACAACAATTTCTCTCGCATTGGATTTACATGATCTACATTTCTAGTCCGTGCACCATGACTTTGTGTGTGTGTAGTTTTTTCGTACTTTTAGTACCTACCCGTTTTCTAACCGACTAAAATATGTTTAAGCGTTGTAGTGATATAATTAATTGTCGATTCAAAATCAACATGTTTAAGTTCAATTTATCATCGACCGTGCCCCTCGTACATTAATCATTTGCAAGGAGGACATATTAGACTCGTACTCTCTGACTGGACTGAATTTCCGCATATATTTCCACTTAATTATCCAATCTCCTGTGTTGCAGCAGAGAAGTGTCGCTGTTGAAATGAATGACGCTTGTATTGGCTTCAATCACTAACGTTCTGTTCTCTTTTTTGGCCATTTTCTTCTaccttttatttttgcatattttatatatatgtataaaaaagAGGTCCAATTTCTCGGAAAGATTTTATCGAATTGCTACTTGTCGATGCCCTAGAGATTCATCGAACCGGTAGGATCATCACATGTCTAGAAATTTGCCATGAAAGGATCGATATTTTAGTACCCGAGCTAGTAGCATTGCGTGTACTTTCTGTCGAATTCTTTCTATAAAGGGGAATTCTTCATGACAGAGAGATAAAAGTTCGATTCCGGGCGCAGCTGGGACAACCGATAAAAGTGGACGATGAGATTTAGTACTGGGATACGAAAAAGACACGACACTTTTGAGAAACCAACCACTTCATCAAAGCCAAATAGGGAAAGCAAAAGATGCATGCAGCACatatgcattatatatattttttttgataattaattttctgaCAAGCACTGGCAAATATtgtttttttaagtttttgtgagtgtgtgtgtatatatatatatatatttatataactaATCAAGTTGTTTTGGAGGACCCACTCCATAATTCGAACAGGACAGACAATTCCCATGCCttccttaattaattagttaatataatattttaaaaccGCATTATTGCTTGTGTATTTTTACCTTGAATTTCCTAGGATATATTTACTAAATTAACCCATCTTCTAAATTAACCCCATCTTCGAGAATGATGGTACTGTCTGTTTTCCGGCAagtgctttttatttttatgaataaaattatggaTAACAGTGATGACAATATTATCGCTTTCGCTATGCAATATTCGTGATCTCATGTTCAATTGTGAACATATCGGGCGAACTAAACACCTAGTGCAAGTGCTGATTCCGTCAGCATAACACTACCAAAGATCTAATATAATTCAAAGAATCCTGAGATGGCATCAGGCCTAAGTCAAAGAGCCCACCATAACATATGAATTAGAACTCGAGACCTGAAAATCTCCGAGTTACATGAAAGTGAATTTGAAATCATTAGGTCATGACCCCTGATAGTTTTTGACAAGTGCTTTAATTATATGACGATGAGCATCTTAGATTAATAATAGCTCctaataatagaaaatttcTCCTGCCTCCGGTTCTATGCATACAATATATGAACAACCAACCACGCCAAATCTTGCATACCTTAGACGTGATCAAAGCGGTTCAACGCTTTCCTCTTAAATGAGATTTCGAGTCCAAATATTGTAAacggagaaaattcatgattgggACAGTTTTACCACTTAACAATATATAATCGACTTGACTCTAGTATTGGACTTCCTGATATCAAGATACATACCGAAAAAGAGGTGCAGCCGGGATTGTGGCATGCATCCTAATCAAGTGTAAAGAAATTATCGATTTATGTaccactttttctttttcttttcctggatGATTTATGTACCACCatgtatacacacacatatatatatatacgcacacatatatgaaattatcatTACCAGCATTGTCGAGAGCACGTGCCTTGAAGTTTAAGGCACTAACGGTCATGAATTAATCAAAGATTAGTCAATGTTAATGACACGTGATACCTGACTCCAGTATTGGACTTCCTGATACCAGGCTATATACCGAAAAAAGAGGCGCGGCCGGGATTGTGGCATGTATTCCAATCAAATGTCAAGAATCGATTTATGTaccactttttctttttcttttcctggatGATTTATGTACCACTATgtatatgcacatatatatatatatacacatatatgaaattatcatTACCAGCATTGTCGAGAGCACATGCCTTGAAGTTTAAGGCACTAACGGTCATGAATTAATCAAAGATTAGTCAATGTTTATGACACGTGATACCTGACTCCAGTATTGGACTTCCTGATACCATGCTACATACCGAAAAAAGAGGCGCGGCCGGGATTGTGGCATGTATCCCAATCAAGTGTCAAGAAATTATCTATTTATGTAccaacttttctttttcttttcctggatGATTTATGTACCACTCTGTAtatgcacacacacatatatatatgtatacgcacacatatatgaaattatcatTACCAGCATTGTCGAGAGCACATGCCTTGAAGTTTAAGGCACTAATGGTCATGAGTTAATCAAAGATTAGTCAATGTTAATGACACGTGAAATTCAAACTTCGTGTATTAAATTTCCAAGTGTGTCTGTGTAATCATTTGACAAAGGTCAGATTATAGCTATGCCAATGAACTCAAAAGTTCCACAAGTACTTCAATACATAAGGAAGAAAAAGCAGTAACTTTTTAACTAAGTCATTGATTAAACATAATTGCTGAGGAGAAATTATGGATAGAAAAACTTGAATATATCGACAAAGCGTAATCACACATGCTgtgatttaatttgttgaCAATACTACATTATTCGTGATTGGGGTCGTTACAGTAACCCGAACCTATTTAGAAGAGCGATTGGTTCAGCCCTTTCTCATATTTTGGTGCCTTTTCTTAACTTCAATCATAAACATTTGGGGGGAAACTTCATTTCCTCGAGTATCTACTATGTGAGGGGGGTGATCGGTTATAGCGAAACTGGAGGAGGGACCAGACCCGCACTAATGCTATAAGAACAACTCATTTGAAACATTTAGAATCACCAATGCGTACTCTCGACTCGGCATCGGATTCCAGGTCTTGAGGTCTTAAGGCCGCCATTGGAATTGTTATCGGAGACAGATCAATGTCTTGCTTTTGAATGCAATATAAGCAGattccagcaaaaaaaaaaatgcaatatgACAGAAATTAAAGTTGATGGGCCCCCAAAGAAGGATCCTGATTTTCTCAAATGGACTTTCACAAATATAAGCCCGGGCCAATATTTACGGGCCCTTCATATGTGGGCCGCTTTGTAGGCCCAGTCATGCCTTCTTACTCTTTACTTTAATTGCACGTGTCCTTCCGATGTTTTCGGACCACGTGAACACTCCACGAGAGCCCATTAAAGTGACAGGACGTAGGGATTAGATTAGGCTAACATGTGGATTCTGGAATTATCCGACTAATGAATACCTGTAAAGCAACCGAACTTAAGAAGTTGTTAACATTATAGTTTCTTTTAAAGTCGATTTGTTCAATACGGGTCTCTCCTGACCATGCAGAAGAGACAACCAACGTAATTCCTAAAACCTGGTTAGAATGTATGCCCTTGAACGCGGATACGCGTTCCTCGTTGAATTGTTTCGATCTCTTTCGTATTCGTATAGTTTATTATGTGATTATATCCCCTTCTTATAAGATACCAATTTCTTTGAATTGCTTTCCGGCTAAAGATAATAAGCCAGTGATGTCATTTGCTATGTAGGCGAGCATAGATAAGGACAGAGACACGTGCCGTTTCATTCCAACTTTGGTCTATAAACACGTAATTAGTCACTGTTAAGGACACGGGTTATACGCTACCAtaccaattaattaaaagcCGACAGATAATTGGAGTAACTAACTGGTTTTAATAAAGCAAAGACAAAAGATTAACATTTTATAGGCCCCATCATATAAAGTTTTCCGATGATAATAACTGATATGAATGAACACAATTAAAGGTTATCAACAAATATCAAAATAGTGTATCGCAGTGACGCATGCCTTTGCCTATTGACTTAAAAGTTGTAAGTTCGATACCTAGTAAGACTACTCGTGCCCCTTTATTGGTTATTTAGgattttcctttcattatACTAGGTATTAGGCtcctttataattaaaaaaaaaaaattatcaacaaGTAGTCCCCTTAGTATAAAGCTTGGTTTGGTTCTTGAGTAAATATCTTACTCAATCCAACTCAAATCTATTATTTACAAATTCAACGacacaattattaatatttttacctttttatttaatttaataataaattttatatacttttttaactatttttataattaatttttaataataaattatcatttacttgtatatttatatatatataataatttttaataataaatttcctaTGTACtctcacatctatatatacatacatatttatattcttaaatatcaatatatttgtcaacactTACAATTATTGTACAAAATCCAGTTAAATTGGATCATTATCCAACTCAAAAATCAAACGCAAGCTAACTTACTTGGCCACTACACGGGCTATGGGATCGGAGCCGACTGGCAAAAATCCGATTAGGACACTGAAGAATTGGACTGACCAAGTTGACTACATCTCCTAGTAAGCCTGTAatccaaaataaaagaaaagtaagATGAGATTGTCAAAAATCTAAACCAATCACTATAATATTCTATATTTAGTTTAAACCGATACAAAAGAAGAAATCGGTATTCACATAAAACACAATCAAGAACATCATAATCGAGCTGATGATCCAACTATAGCTTCACAATTATCGAGGCGTCCGATACACTCCCGAACTTCTTTTAGTTGAGTTCAACGTTATGACAGGCTCAACCTAAGCTACCTGGAGGTTCATTTATTAATTGACATGCCTATGGTATAATACATCTTACATCATCAACCATAAAAATTGGACAGTGTATATCATCGAGTTGCTATTAGTATTTGTGATTGTTGTATGAATTATCTCAAGCTCTCCTCAATCTCTCTCTGtctcagtaattttttttttattttataaaattataaaagacgTTATTCtcacaattttaaataataaaatattaaaaattattctctCCCAACAAATACGTTTCTTGAAACTCGAATCATATTTTCATTCTTATGAGAATTGATATGGTTTATCGCTCAATCATTacggttgcgtttggtttcataataggattttaaaatcagattttgattttgaaaaagagtggtataaatgggacccaccctttgactttgtatgagttatattattttgttgtggaaaaaaatagtataaatAGAGTCCACTCtttgattttatatgaattattttattttgtaatggatagagttaagttagaattataattctaaaataatacCATAAAACTAAATAGGGTGGTCATTgggttttttcaattttaaccTACCCAATTTTGAGGAGTCCATGGCCAATCATACTATATAACGTGGCAAGTCTCGAGGTGTCGGCAGCATTTTTTTCCCCaacgtttattttttattaattaattaattaaatttaataattcgAGTGTACGTGCCTGAGTTCAActttaagaaatattaaatccCGTTCAAACCTTCGTGTTCAGCACTGATTGGTGCACAATTTCAAACACCAATTCCATCTCATGTCATTAATAAGGTAAGGAAAGAGGACGGCCCTCTCGAGGAAGATTTGGTGACGGCTGatgattaataatatttaagattttGATCATATCGAAGAATTCACGGAATGTTTGCCCCCGTGTTCGATTTTATATACACACGGTTATTCGTACAAATTTCTCGTACTGTCTTGAACACCGAGATATATGCAACTCGTGCCGAAAACAAATATGAATACACGCATATGAAAGATTAACTATACTTAGACAATATTTATACGCTTGATATGACATTAATATTGTGCAGCAGATATGAATCCTGGATGATTAATCTCGAGAATTATTCCGAATGGAGTTGTGTCACTGTAAGAGCTCTATCAATAATTGCACCCCGAGGACACTGGAATGCATTCATGCCAAAAACTGGGTCCACTCTACCCGAATTATATGTGGGTGGATCTGATCCTTATGGCCACACAGACAGACACATGCCCTACCAAAATGGTTGATATTTGTTGGACACAGTTCAGACCAGAGGACCAACCAACATTGTTACTCGTTACATTACATCTGATCAATTAATCAATTGTGTAAACATAAAACCTCGATTTATTATGGTTAACCTAGATTGTCAAATTGCCACGCGTAGCCACCCTAGAGAGCGGTGGGGCCATCTCAGCCGTCCTTTTCTCCTTCCCCTTCAAGGATAGCTGGATCTGGAGTTCGACCGGTCATTGGATCAACGGTCGGTGATCGGCCCAAGAAGGTTCGACTATATCGCCATTTTATTACATTATCGAACATAAAAAGGTTGGCTGgaaaattattaagaaaataaccacaaaaatttttaaataataaatagtaataaattgaattgatgaaTTAATAAAGAGGGAAAAGCGACAGTGGGACCCGGGCGTGATAAGTACAGTCAGTGTGTGGGGGGAGCTTTTATTTCATGGTCAGGCCCCAGGACGTGGTCCTGGTGGGCCCAGCTACGGTTCAGGTGGGCCCACCAGGTCTCCTACTTCTTGCCATCCCTTGAGTTCCTTCTTTTTCTGAGGGGAAGAAACGCGGACACCTGTCCTCACCGAAACGCGCCCGGTGACGTCTTCGGCCCGTCGTTTTGGTCCAAGTGTCGGAACTTTTGTGGGCTCGAATCGGACCAGCGCGCGGCATCCTTATCCAGTGACCAAACTGCCCCCATCTCGGACCCATTGTCCGCTGGTGTCTTGTCTATATCAAGAAGGGCAAATTCGGAACGTAATCTACTTTTGCCCATAAAAtaatctcctttttttttttctttttctttttttaaaccTTTTTTTCGCATGAAAATTGGCAGCGCGTCCTTTCGACGTTGCTGCAACTGTGCAGTGCCTCTATCGACTGATAGGTTAACCCAtataacttataatattatatcgGGAATTCGTGGCTTGCTAGGTCGGTTCTTGAAAGCCAAATTTTTCCCGTTTATAAGCGATACGGACAAAAAAGGACGTATTTCACCTGAAGGTATGAACAACAAAAGCGCGGAAGCAATTTCGTATGGAGTGTCGTAACCGGGTTTGGTTCGGGAATAATTTCGGAAAGCAACGAGAAGCTGTGTGTGTTATGTGCCGATGTACAAAATATTGTAATAGGGGCAGCATGTGAGCATTTCGCAAGGAGTGGAAACGTGAAAGCTGCCTTACGAGTACATTCACAAGGGAGTGGAAACGACAGGCTAGTTTTGTCGTTTTTCAGGTGGGGTCATTATCTTTACTTCTATCTTCGTTTTCACATTTTACGATGCTTGACCGCGTCACGAGCTGCTCCGGCGGCTACTAGGAGGCTTCTCTACTCCTCCTCGGTACGGTTAACAAACACGGACATGCATTGTCGAACGACCATCGGGATAAGTGATTGTATGAATGTAAGTGGCCATCCAAACTGACACAAATGCGGACGTGTCATTAAATGCAAGTTTAAATTGTATATGAAATAACCACGAATATTGGTACCACTTTCGTCCACGCTCTCTTTAAGAGATTCAGATAtactttcttaatttttcatgACATGTATTTCGCTTAGCCATCAtccattttccatcttttccTCACGTGACAAATCATGAGCTCATTTTTGCGCACAAATGTCAGCAAGAACTCCTTATCTGAGTAAGCTAATTAATTCAAAGTAACCATAAACGTTGGTTTTagagaaaaaatttaagtttagaaaatcaaataatatcatatattgatttttttttctgcggTGACACTAAACATACTTTACTATTATTAAGGTATTCAATACTCTATGAATTTATTTTGTGAGCCGAGATCGATTTATGCATGATTTTTTcagagattttattttatataattaatgatgTGATTTTTAGAATAGTCTATTCTAATAAATTGTATACTCCCGCTATTTTGATTTATAACCAATCATGTCTATCTTTCTCCATGATTTTATACGCTCATTCTtcacataaaagaaaaaagaaaataattattatgttattgaattgagtaaaaaattaaattaaattaagtaaGTTTTTTCAGTTTTTGAGGTCTCAACAAACTCACCAATTCCCCAAATCTCTCTCCCAAATCAAATCCaatctcatatttttcttaaatttcttttctcataatatattgccaaaaatataataaagaatCTTAAAGATCAGATAAGAGAGACGTGGCTAAATTTGACAAAGCTCGTCTTTGGATGAAGGGCAAGATGGGGAAAGGCCAAACTCGAACTGGCCCCAAGCACTGAGGAGTATATATAAGGCATAGTTGGCCAGACAGTACTCTGTTTTCTTTCACCTTATCATCATCTTCCATCTCCCCATCAACAGAGGCAAACGAATCATTCCCACTTCTCAGTGTGAAGAGGCAAAAGCTCAATCGACACAGTCCCTTCATTATTGACTGCTTCccttctcactctctctctctctctctctctctgtctttctctctctcccttcccTTCAGCTTCGTCTGCTCTGTTTCTGGCGCGCTCTGAATCTCTGTCCGACAACTGGGTCGGCTAAAGCTTCGATCTTTCTCAGTGGGGTTGAAGCTTTGAAGGTGAAGTCAATGGCTTCTGATGAATCCGATGATGGGTATGGGTTTGACCATCACCATACCCACCAAGCCCATCAACCCCATATCCAACCCACTCAGGGCCAGGCCCTATCGAGGCTCTCTGTTTGCAGCAGCAGTTTCACCTGCTGCAACGATGAGGATGATGACTGTGATGATGGCTTCTACTGGGATGCGGACGTGTACATGTCGAGGCTGTCGATAGAGAGCTTCGACGCGGACGAGGAGCTCTCCGATGACCCTAAGACGACAATGAGTTCGGACTCCGACAGGGAGCGGGAGTGCTACTCTCTGCCGGCGACTCCCCCGAGGCGGCGCTGGGGCGCTGGCGCGGTTGTGAAGGATTATGCCAGTGAGAACGAGGCCCTGGCCCAGAGGGGCGCCGGGAAGCCGAGGAAGAGTGTGCGGCGGAGGGCTGCGAGGGAGGACCGGTCCGGGAGTGGGATGGGGCGGAAGGATGATAGTTACTGGAATGGGGTCAGCGGGGAAAGCGAGAGCGGGTGTGGGGTGATGGTGATAACGAGGCCGAAGGGCGGTAGGCGGTCGCTATGCATGGACTTGGAGGAGGTGAAGGCCTGCAGGGACTTGGGGTTCGAGCTGGAGCACGAGAGGATGCTCGAAGTGCCGTCGAGGTTGTCCGTCTCGGGGTCAAATCTCGACACCAACAGCAGCGGCGGTAATTCACCGATCGCCAATTGGCGCATCTCCAGCCCTGGTCTGTTTTTCTACTCTCTGTTTAAATAATCCGGCAATTCTTTATATGAACATAAGTTTTCGGGTGACCGGTTGCTCATCGGGTGCCCATGGTTTACGCTGCAGGGGACGATCCGAGGGACGTGAAGGCGAGGCTGAAGGTGTGGGCGCAAGCTGTGGCGctcgtatctgcatctcaGACTACGCAGCACAGCAACTGACCCGACCCAACTCCTGTCTTCGCTCGATGATTGATCGCTGAGCGTGGAAATTCAGCATCACtttgttctttttattttcgtcGGGATGATGAAGGGAAGGATGAAGGGATTCCATTCATCACTGCTTTAGACTTCTCCATTCTCTAGCTGCTACAAAAGAAGAGCCTTTCCACTATAGCTTTGGCCTTCCCCTGTTTCTTTTATCCTAGAGTCCTCTGTAGGGTAGAGGCCTTTTGGGTCTCGAGGTTGAGGTCGATCTCGAGCATtttgcttccttttctttaattttaggTTATTGCCAACACTCAATGTTCTTCGCTTCCCACTGTACATATCGTGTTACTTTGTGCATAGTATAAAAGAATGAGTGCTCGATTGGTAGTCGTAGACGTGAAAACTTCAGTTCAAAGACAGGATTCGGATTCTTTCGCATCGGTTCTGTTTCCTTCCTCTGCTTTCTGAACCATTCTGAGTTTTAATTGAGTTCAGGGCTCGACCCTTGCTTATTCATCGTCATTTTACGAGTATGAAATCTGCATTTTCCattgaagaaagaaaacacAGGCCTTGCAGTAGTCTTAGCGAGCAACACTCGATGAATATTAAGGTTGAAGCAACCTATAATGCCTCTCCTCTTTCGATACACGTCGAATGTCAACAAAAAGTACAAGGATGCCTGCAACTCCTCATTTTGTGAGTAGtagcatctttaatttatagACAGTGCGTGTTGTAATCCCTTCCACTGCCGAGAATCCGGAGAATGAACAGAAGAGGTGTGATGTTTCTGTGTTGGTCTTCATTTGAATACGAGATTATGGCAAGTCTTGTCACAAGGGTATGCACAGTCGATAGCTTTGACGGTCACTCGATCGAAGTACCAGTCTCCTACAGATTCAGCAATCCCCTGCAGTGAGAGTGAAAAACAATACAAATGCTGAGTTACATGGTCGGATCAATAACTTCCACCATTAAACTGATACAAGCAATGATCATGTGTCATTCGAATAAATGAATGTTGAGTACCAAAAGACCGGTAATGAGTCCTGTTCTAAATTATGAAGGCTGTTCATGTGTTTGAGTATTACCTTGTCTGCAATAAGAGGAGAATCCTCGGCGAACCACGTGTCCTGCCTCTCCGATTGGCAATGTGCAAAGCAGGAATTTATGAACAGACCATTCTTGGATGAGCTTGCGAAGTCTTTGACAGCATCAAGCATTTGTTTCCTGAAGTCTGCTTCATCCAATGGAAGAACATCATTGATTGTGCAGTTCCTCATACAACGGCATGGAACAACAGGAAATTAAAGCACGAGAACGGAGTTTATTGCATCTTTTTTAACCTTGAAGGAATTCTATCTGTGATGAATTACACCGTTCATGGTTTAGCTTGCAGTTGGTCCAAGTGCCATGAGGATCAGCTGATCCTGGAGCCAAACTGGATTGGAGCTGTTCAAACAACGCAACAAAGTTCGAGATTTATTTTGCTATCCTTAGCCAAGCATCTAAACCATGTCATTCCATTTTAGAAGAAACCCCTAAAAATATCATGCCAACACGAAAACAATTACCTGCCATGCATCGTAAGCTGCATTGAGAAGGAAAAGAGGGGTCTTAATGTTCGCGACCAAATTCTGAGGGAAGAAGCACTGGGAGCAAAAAAAGAGATGGGAGGGTCAGTTCTTCGAATTCTGCACTTCCCCTAGGGAATATTTGCTACTGAAAATTGCATTTTTAGCGAAGAGGAGCTCACTGAAGTTGGATCAAGATGGCTGCTGCATGAACTAGGAAGATTCACTTGCACATTCTGCGACAAGTTACGGAAATATCACGAAAATGAAATAACTATTACATTCTTTTTTAAACTACCAATTGAGTTCCAGACGTTCTCCTATCACAGAAAACAATTAAGAAAAACGTAACTACCTGTAAGCTCACGACTCCAGCATAAATATCTCTTAGAGAGTGACCTTCCGATATATCAACTCTGCAGAATGAAATAGATCCcgttggataaattttttttgatgcAATCCATACAAAAATTATAGCACAATATTAAAGATGGAAGAGCTTCTTACGCGTCAATGAACATTCCAGCGTCACTTAGACATTTCACTTTGGTACTGCGTGGGAATAAATAGCGGAATTCATCACAGTGCAGAATAGATGCTAAACCACCAGCAGAGCATCCCGAAAGAAGAGCCTGAGTGTCAAAGCATTTGAGGACTGAGAATTTAAACTTACAAGTGGGAGACCAGCGAAAATTTATCGAGAGCAATGAAATGCGAAAACTATGAACCTGGTCAGCATTTTTCATTCCGAGGCTGATCAACTCTTCCATAGCAGCTAACCATATCTTTTGCCCTCTAAAGTAAAGCTGTGAAGCCTGAAACAAGAATATACCCTCAAAATCAACGAAGGAACATGTTGAGTTACTTTTTTCCAACATAATCGATCTGGACGATCGATCACACAACAGTTATCATAATTCAAGATGATCTTATGTTATTAGCACAATGGTATAATGATAAGACACCACAAAAGTTTCTTGGACGAACCTCATTCTGACCATCTCCAAAAAAGGAAGCCCCATCGCAGTATCGCAACTTGACCCGATTCCAGTTGAAAAAATCTGCCCGTGAAATGAGATTTATCAGCGGAATTGTTCTAGCAAAGGAAACTAGAGAAAGGCATTGAGCTGTTAGCTATTTTCGGTGGCATGTGGATCGAAGAGGACCAGGATTTTCTTCAGGTTTTTCGCTCAATATTCCTGTGAAGGGCAGTTGCTTCTCCATGAACTTTGATGAACCTCGACGAGTTGTCTTGCGATAAACACAGTTTCTGATGGTGTTACACCATCCTCCACCCTACAAGACATGAACGAGGACTTTTTAAGATGCAACAAAGACCATCTTATATGGTGTACATAAACTGGAGAACTGAAACATTATCAGAATAAcacataaattaaaaaaattgtatggCCTATAAGAGTAAAATAGACAACAGTACACATCATATCGAATCATGAA is a genomic window containing:
- the LOC116204563 gene encoding pectin acetylesterase 3, which gives rise to MEQPRRMVVGWCLFAVLGAALCRSEDGLSSFEDLDQREGALSFLESHAVSPAAPKPLMVGLTLIQGAAAKGAVCLDGTLPGYHLHRGQGSGANNWLIHLEGGGWCNTIRNCVYRKTTRRGSSKFMEKQLPFTGILSEKPEENPDFFNWNRVKLRYCDGASFFGDGQNEASQLYFRGQKIWLAAMEELISLGMKNADQALLSGCSAGGLASILHCDEFRYLFPRSTKVKCLSDAGMFIDAVDISEGHSLRDIYAGVVSLQNVQVNLPSSCSSHLDPTSCFFPQNLVANIKTPLFLLNAAYDAWQLQSSLAPGSADPHGTWTNCKLNHERCNSSQIEFLQDFRKQMLDAVKDFASSSKNGLFINSCFAHCQSERQDTWFAEDSPLIADKGIAESVGDWYFDRVTVKAIDCAYPCDKTCHNLVFK
- the LOC116204564 gene encoding uncharacterized protein LOC116204564 → MASDESDDGYGFDHHHTHQAHQPHIQPTQGQALSRLSVCSSSFTCCNDEDDDCDDGFYWDADVYMSRLSIESFDADEELSDDPKTTMSSDSDRERECYSLPATPPRRRWGAGAVVKDYASENEALAQRGAGKPRKSVRRRAAREDRSGSGMGRKDDSYWNGVSGESESGCGVMVITRPKGGRRSLCMDLEEVKACRDLGFELEHERMLEVPSRLSVSGSNLDTNSSGGNSPIANWRISSPGDDPRDVKARLKVWAQAVALVSASQTTQHSN